The Calorimonas adulescens genome has a segment encoding these proteins:
- the pyrF gene encoding orotidine-5'-phosphate decarboxylase: MIMQKLQESIGKLNNPFVVGLDTKIDYLPHGVSSVVEFNSGIIDSIYDVVAAVKIQIAMYEERGVEGIEEFYRTAEYAKGRGLMVIADVKRADIGDTAVSYSKAYLSRDCIDFITLNPYLGYDSLAPFFEDSERYDKGVFILVKTSNKSSGDIQNLIVEGRPLYEVVADKVAGWGAVHMDGGYSRIGGVAGATYPDELKRIRGIMRYNYLLIPGYGAQGGTAEDIARALDGDINGILINSSRKVLLAYRKSNKDYREAARNKVLRMKEELRDAFNDRVQ, from the coding sequence ATGATAATGCAGAAACTTCAAGAAAGTATAGGTAAATTGAACAATCCTTTTGTAGTTGGCCTGGATACCAAGATTGACTACCTGCCCCATGGCGTTTCAAGCGTTGTTGAGTTTAACAGTGGAATTATAGACAGTATATATGATGTAGTGGCGGCAGTGAAGATACAAATAGCCATGTATGAGGAGAGAGGGGTGGAAGGGATAGAGGAATTTTACAGGACAGCGGAGTATGCAAAGGGAAGAGGGCTTATGGTAATAGCCGATGTGAAGAGAGCAGACATAGGGGACACCGCAGTATCCTATTCCAAGGCATACCTGTCAAGGGATTGTATAGACTTTATAACTTTAAATCCGTACCTTGGATACGATTCCCTTGCCCCATTTTTCGAGGACAGCGAAAGATACGATAAAGGTGTGTTTATACTGGTGAAAACATCCAACAAGAGCTCAGGTGATATACAAAACCTTATAGTAGAGGGAAGACCACTCTATGAGGTTGTTGCAGATAAGGTGGCAGGATGGGGAGCAGTTCATATGGATGGGGGTTATTCAAGGATAGGTGGGGTGGCTGGAGCAACATATCCTGATGAATTAAAAAGGATAAGAGGCATTATGAGATATAACTATCTGCTGATACCCGGCTACGGAGCGCAGGGAGGGACAGCAGAGGATATAGCGAGGGCGCTGGATGGAGATATTAACGGGATTCTGATAAACTCATCAAGGAAGGTCCTCTTAGCTTATAGAAAGAGCAATAAAGACTATAGAGAGGCAGCAAGGAACAAGGTATTAAGGATGAAGGAGGAGTTAAGGGATGCTTTCAATGATAGAGTACAATGA